One genomic region from Candidatus Poribacteria bacterium encodes:
- the lpxI gene encoding UDP-2,3-diacylglucosamine diphosphatase LpxI (LpxI, functionally equivalent to LpxH, replaces it in LPS biosynthesis in a minority of bacteria.): MEKLGIIAGTGELPVLLARAAVAHGRQPVIIQITKSDAQRFAGIECELHTYGVGQIQKIARTLLNSGVKEVVVIGKVEKNILLRPFQIDTTTLKILVQHRREKPSVIVNAALNHLESAGLTILTQDQYLQHLLPQPSVLTTRQPTASQWTDIELGINIARQIANMDIGQTVVVKNQIVLAMEAIEGTDATIQRGGNLGKQGIVVAKAAAENHDFRIDVPTVGMQTLKVLHQVKASVLAVEARRTFVMDADMLIQQADRWKIAIIAVES, translated from the coding sequence ATGGAAAAATTGGGTATTATTGCAGGCACAGGTGAACTACCAGTGCTATTAGCACGTGCCGCTGTTGCCCATGGACGACAACCCGTTATTATCCAAATCACCAAGTCTGATGCGCAACGCTTTGCTGGAATCGAATGCGAACTTCATACGTATGGCGTGGGCCAGATTCAAAAGATCGCCCGAACGCTTCTCAACTCAGGCGTGAAAGAGGTAGTAGTCATCGGGAAAGTCGAAAAAAACATCCTCCTTCGACCCTTTCAAATTGATACGACCACCCTTAAAATTCTCGTACAGCACCGACGCGAAAAACCTTCCGTAATCGTCAACGCAGCACTTAACCACCTCGAATCCGCTGGACTTACCATCCTCACGCAAGATCAGTACCTCCAACACCTTCTTCCACAACCGAGCGTTTTAACAACTCGACAACCGACCGCGAGCCAATGGACAGATATTGAACTCGGTATCAATATCGCTCGCCAGATAGCAAACATGGATATCGGGCAAACGGTTGTGGTTAAAAATCAGATTGTCCTTGCTATGGAAGCTATTGAGGGGACAGACGCTACCATCCAGAGGGGTGGAAACTTGGGAAAGCAGGGAATCGTTGTTGCGAAAGCCGCCGCCGAGAACCACGATTTTCGTATTGATGTACCGACGGTGGGGATGCAAACACTTAAGGTGCTGCATCAAGTTAAAGCGAGTGTTTTAGCAGTGGAAGCGCGGCGAACTTTTGTGATGGATGCTGATATGCTGATTCAACAAGCAGACCGGTGGAAGATCGCAATCATTGCGGTAGAGTCATAA
- a CDS encoding Rdx family protein: MADALKQKYGAAIKTVDLIPGSGGAFEVSVNGTLLYSKLETGQFPTTEQITTAMDAAA; the protein is encoded by the coding sequence TTGGCAGATGCCTTGAAGCAGAAATATGGTGCGGCGATTAAAACAGTCGATCTGATCCCTGGTAGTGGTGGAGCTTTTGAAGTCTCTGTGAACGGAACACTACTCTATTCTAAGTTAGAAACCGGACAATTTCCGACGACAGAGCAGATTACAACCGCAATGGACGCGGCGGCATAA
- a CDS encoding TonB family protein, which produces MNRSIQFLNKSLSLSICVHLIGVAIAALSIIGTVDRHGDAIVAEFVSFPETKPMLEPRRKLKVPTLTQIDFIRSQPQRIQTISEVAHTPQSQTQLVVDTLPVSTVHQTTPIEIGIDGVKTLQGSLSLRAPDRGSQSIRLTSKQIPRPEWTLTPTVIASAEVSELPSVPALRNEPTQDARFFRKVDPIYPESARLSHKEGLVVLEATIGTDGIARNIKVIKVIEVSGLGCEEAAITALKASRFVPAKQGKEVVSQRLRIPYRFQFKS; this is translated from the coding sequence ATGAACAGGTCTATCCAATTTCTGAACAAGTCTCTATCTTTATCTATCTGCGTTCACTTGATAGGTGTTGCAATTGCAGCACTATCTATCATCGGCACAGTAGATAGACATGGCGATGCAATTGTCGCTGAATTCGTCTCGTTCCCAGAGACAAAACCTATGCTTGAACCACGTCGGAAACTCAAAGTGCCAACATTAACACAGATAGATTTCATTCGTTCACAGCCACAGCGTATCCAAACGATTTCAGAAGTCGCCCACACACCACAAAGCCAGACACAACTCGTTGTTGATACGCTCCCAGTTTCGACTGTTCATCAGACAACACCGATAGAAATTGGAATAGACGGTGTGAAAACGCTTCAGGGTAGTTTATCTCTTCGGGCTCCGGATCGTGGTTCACAGTCGATCCGTCTGACCTCCAAACAGATACCACGTCCAGAGTGGACATTGACACCAACCGTCATTGCGAGTGCTGAAGTCTCCGAACTCCCATCAGTTCCAGCACTGCGGAACGAACCGACACAAGATGCCCGGTTTTTTCGTAAAGTGGACCCTATATATCCCGAATCTGCTCGCCTTTCCCACAAGGAGGGACTCGTTGTGCTTGAAGCGACAATCGGTACAGATGGTATAGCGAGAAACATCAAAGTTATCAAGGTGATCGAGGTTAGTGGGTTAGGCTGTGAAGAAGCGGCAATTACGGCACTCAAAGCGTCCCGATTCGTGCCAGCGAAACAGGGCAAAGAGGTTGTCAGTCAGCGTCTCCGTATTCCGTACCGTTTTCAGTTTAAAAGTTAG
- a CDS encoding SDR family NAD(P)-dependent oxidoreductase codes for MDIRLNDKVAVITGASTGIGAATAIEYAKAGAKVVFGDINEEGAQKTLDTIGEADGIAKFQRTDVTVETEVADLMETADREYGGIDLLITSAGVLRGPSVRIDDFEAATFDSVIDVNLKGTFFALKHAVPIMKRGGGVIMCIASGAGVRGGSSSVAYASSKGGVNGLVMTVENQVASMNIRMHTICPGGLATPLKLGQIAESAKRDGQDPDAAVANARNSLGDPAGVARVLTFLASDAGSYTRGQIFTR; via the coding sequence ATGGATATTCGACTTAACGATAAAGTGGCTGTGATTACTGGGGCATCTACTGGTATTGGCGCTGCAACGGCGATTGAATATGCTAAAGCAGGCGCGAAAGTCGTTTTCGGCGACATCAATGAAGAAGGTGCTCAGAAAACACTCGATACAATCGGTGAGGCAGATGGGATTGCTAAGTTTCAACGTACCGATGTCACCGTCGAAACGGAAGTGGCGGATTTGATGGAAACCGCTGATAGGGAATACGGTGGGATTGACCTCTTGATAACTTCCGCAGGTGTTCTGCGTGGACCGAGCGTCCGCATCGATGATTTTGAAGCTGCAACCTTTGATTCAGTTATCGACGTGAATCTCAAAGGCACTTTTTTTGCTCTCAAACATGCTGTCCCAATAATGAAACGAGGCGGTGGTGTTATTATGTGTATCGCCTCTGGTGCCGGGGTTCGCGGTGGTAGTTCCTCGGTTGCTTATGCTTCCAGCAAGGGTGGTGTCAATGGTCTTGTAATGACGGTAGAAAATCAGGTTGCGTCAATGAACATCCGTATGCATACTATCTGTCCTGGCGGACTTGCGACCCCACTTAAACTCGGACAGATCGCAGAATCGGCGAAGCGGGATGGACAAGATCCAGATGCGGCGGTCGCTAATGCCCGCAACTCACTTGGTGATCCAGCAGGTGTCGCGCGGGTACTCACGTTCCTTGCTTCCGATGCAGGCTCATACACTCGCGGGCAGATTTTCACGAGATAA
- a CDS encoding DUF983 domain-containing protein encodes MTPQGKIKKLGRILKCSFQLKCPRCGKGALFQTYFRMCTHCAVCELKFERESGYFIGAMYINYGATVLIAFSSYFLFEALTSIPFYVNLSVWALFSAIFPVIFYRYSKSMWLNFDYIFSS; translated from the coding sequence ATGACTCCGCAAGGTAAAATTAAAAAACTCGGTAGAATTCTGAAATGCAGTTTTCAACTGAAATGCCCTCGATGCGGTAAAGGCGCGCTGTTTCAAACATATTTCAGGATGTGCACCCATTGCGCAGTATGTGAATTGAAGTTTGAACGAGAATCCGGTTACTTTATCGGCGCGATGTACATTAACTACGGCGCGACAGTCCTTATCGCTTTTTCAAGCTATTTCCTATTTGAGGCGTTAACTTCTATTCCTTTCTACGTTAATTTAAGTGTGTGGGCACTCTTTTCAGCGATCTTCCCCGTTATCTTCTATCGTTATTCAAAAAGTATGTGGCTGAACTTTGACTATATCTTTTCATCCTAA
- a CDS encoding sugar transferase, with protein MPFLSRSIDQIGKDASGTGLQASPKISKTGTLVERLSSFYATRGKHLFDAIAAFFLIIIFAPLMVLIAILIKLTSRGDVFFSHKRVGLKNELFIIHKFRSLHVDTPSYSEKPGAIDDKRITPVGKWLRKTSLDELPQLFNVLKGEMSLVGPRPEMPFLAEHYESWENQRHLVRPGMTGLWQLSPHRQGSIRDGIPVDLKYIENLSFWNDFKILLRTFKVFWDNNTY; from the coding sequence ATGCCATTCCTATCAAGAAGCATAGACCAGATAGGAAAAGATGCAAGCGGAACGGGCTTGCAAGCTTCGCCAAAAATATCAAAAACAGGGACTCTTGTGGAACGACTCTCCTCTTTCTACGCAACGCGTGGCAAACATTTGTTTGATGCTATTGCTGCATTTTTCCTTATTATTATCTTTGCTCCTCTAATGGTGTTGATTGCCATTCTCATTAAGCTCACTTCACGCGGGGACGTCTTTTTCTCACACAAGCGAGTTGGTTTAAAAAACGAACTATTTATTATCCACAAGTTTCGGAGTCTCCATGTGGATACGCCTTCCTATTCCGAGAAACCCGGTGCAATTGATGACAAACGCATTACGCCGGTCGGCAAATGGCTCCGTAAAACGAGTTTGGATGAGTTGCCCCAGCTTTTCAATGTGCTAAAAGGTGAAATGAGTCTGGTGGGTCCGCGTCCAGAAATGCCTTTTCTTGCCGAGCATTATGAGTCGTGGGAAAATCAACGCCACCTCGTCCGTCCCGGGATGACAGGTCTCTGGCAGCTAAGTCCACATCGACAAGGATCAATCCGAGATGGCATCCCTGTTGATTTGAAGTACATTGAGAATCTATCTTTCTGGAACGATTTTAAAATACTCCTCCGAACCTTCAAAGTCTTTTGGGATAACAACACCTATTAA